In Desulfofundulus kuznetsovii DSM 6115, the following are encoded in one genomic region:
- the mutM gene encoding DNA-formamidopyrimidine glycosylase, protein MPELPEVETVKRTLKERLPGLTICGVDIYLPKIIQTPSPEEFCRQVVDKKILDVGRRGKYLLISLSQGLMLVVHLRMTGQLVYTVTDEPRSKHTHLVFHLNNGHQLRFTDMRQFGRFWLVPERDLQAVSGLKDLGVEPLSREFTIEFLEKELKARRTRLKTLLLDQTFISGLGNIYVDEALHRAGLHPSRPANTLTPGEVEALFQAIRAVLEEGIASRGTSVRDYVDGTGQAGTFQEKLRVYGKSGRPCMRCGKTIERLRLGGRSAYFCPGCQK, encoded by the coding sequence ATGCCTGAATTACCGGAGGTAGAAACGGTCAAGCGCACCCTGAAGGAAAGATTACCCGGCCTCACCATCTGCGGCGTTGACATCTATCTTCCCAAAATCATCCAGACGCCTTCACCGGAGGAATTCTGCCGCCAGGTGGTGGACAAAAAGATCCTGGACGTAGGCCGCCGGGGCAAGTACCTTTTAATCTCCCTCTCCCAGGGGCTGATGCTGGTCGTCCACCTGCGCATGACGGGGCAGCTTGTTTACACCGTCACGGATGAACCCCGGTCCAAACACACCCACCTGGTTTTTCACCTGAACAACGGCCACCAGCTGCGGTTTACCGATATGCGCCAGTTCGGCCGCTTCTGGCTTGTGCCGGAAAGGGATCTGCAGGCCGTCAGCGGCCTGAAAGATCTGGGAGTGGAGCCCTTAAGCCGGGAATTTACCATAGAATTTCTGGAGAAGGAATTAAAGGCGCGGCGCACCCGTTTAAAAACCCTTTTACTGGACCAGACATTTATTTCCGGCCTGGGCAACATCTACGTAGACGAAGCCCTCCACCGGGCGGGGCTGCACCCCTCAAGACCGGCAAACACCCTCACTCCCGGGGAAGTGGAGGCCCTTTTCCAGGCCATCCGGGCGGTGCTGGAAGAGGGAATTGCCAGCCGGGGTACCAGCGTGAGGGACTATGTGGACGGCACGGGACAGGCCGGTACCTTTCAAGAAAAACTAAGGGTTTACGGCAAAAGCGGCCGGCCCTGCATGCGGTGCGGCAAAACTATCGAACGCCTGCGCCTGGGTGGCCGCAGCGCCTACTTTTGTCCCGGATGCCAGAAGTAA
- a CDS encoding aldehyde ferredoxin oxidoreductase family protein, which yields MARDNSQQMILFVDLSTGKTRQEAVSPEMRRKFIGGNGFAVKILYDLLRAGVDPLGPENAVVFAVGPATGTVIPGAAITAAATKSPLTGIFIDSYMGGQWGTELKEAGCEALVLQGAAAEPVYLFVDDGRVEIRPAAHLWGKKTSETERAIKEELGDPRVQVAAIGPAGENLVKFATIIHSTRAFGRGGLGAVLGSKKVKAIAVRGTGGVPHPNTQKILEYARRTYDEMLRQPAFAKNIPTFGSTVSVAGNNALGILGSYNWQREVFADAEKISGNDMVNRGLRVGHKACASCIARSAIIWRACEGPFKGATSRGPEYETLYSYGSLIGNGNVESIILADRLSDELGLDTISTGVVIAFVMECVEKGILSTQELDGMDVRFGNYRAMLDLLPKIAAREGVGDLLAEGVREISRRIGKGSEYFAIHVKGLELPGHTARGLKGMGLGYATSSRGGSHQDFRPGPERSGKFDRATIEGKAALVKKNQDMTTIGDCLIVCRRHSEGFHGAFLNERYVELASLATGMEFSLEELTLAAERIYTLERMFNVREGVRRKDDTLPERFLKEGIPGGPSAGMYVSREELDTMLDEYYQIRGWDPETGVPTESTLKKLGLK from the coding sequence ATGGCCAGAGACAACTCGCAGCAGATGATCCTGTTCGTTGATCTGAGTACCGGGAAAACCAGGCAGGAAGCCGTCAGCCCCGAGATGCGCCGGAAATTCATCGGGGGCAACGGCTTCGCCGTTAAGATTTTATATGACCTTTTGCGGGCGGGGGTGGATCCCCTGGGGCCGGAAAATGCCGTGGTTTTCGCAGTAGGCCCGGCCACCGGGACGGTTATTCCGGGCGCCGCCATTACCGCCGCCGCTACCAAGTCGCCCTTGACGGGAATTTTCATTGACAGCTATATGGGTGGGCAGTGGGGTACGGAACTGAAGGAGGCGGGCTGCGAGGCGCTGGTCCTGCAGGGGGCGGCGGCCGAACCGGTTTACTTGTTCGTGGACGACGGCCGGGTGGAAATACGCCCGGCGGCCCACCTGTGGGGGAAGAAGACCTCGGAAACCGAAAGGGCTATCAAGGAAGAGCTGGGTGACCCGCGCGTGCAGGTTGCGGCCATCGGCCCTGCCGGGGAGAACCTGGTTAAATTCGCCACTATTATCCATTCCACCAGGGCCTTCGGCCGGGGCGGCCTGGGGGCGGTTCTGGGATCCAAAAAGGTAAAGGCAATTGCCGTGCGGGGAACCGGGGGGGTTCCCCACCCCAATACACAAAAAATACTGGAGTACGCCCGGCGCACCTACGACGAAATGTTGCGCCAGCCAGCCTTTGCCAAGAATATACCAACATTTGGCAGTACTGTGTCGGTGGCCGGGAACAACGCCCTGGGTATACTGGGATCTTACAACTGGCAGCGGGAGGTATTCGCCGACGCCGAAAAGATCAGCGGCAATGACATGGTCAACCGGGGGCTGAGGGTGGGGCACAAGGCCTGCGCCAGCTGCATCGCCCGTTCCGCCATAATCTGGCGGGCCTGCGAGGGCCCCTTCAAGGGAGCCACAAGCCGCGGACCCGAGTATGAAACCCTGTATTCTTACGGCTCCTTGATCGGCAACGGCAATGTGGAGTCGATTATCCTGGCCGACAGGCTGAGCGACGAATTGGGGCTGGACACCATAAGCACCGGTGTAGTCATAGCCTTTGTTATGGAGTGTGTGGAAAAGGGAATTTTGAGTACACAGGAACTGGACGGCATGGATGTGAGATTTGGCAACTACCGGGCTATGCTTGACCTGCTGCCCAAAATAGCCGCCAGGGAGGGGGTCGGTGACCTGCTGGCAGAAGGCGTGCGGGAAATAAGCCGGCGCATCGGCAAGGGCTCCGAGTACTTTGCCATTCACGTGAAAGGTCTGGAGTTACCCGGCCACACCGCCCGGGGCCTGAAGGGCATGGGGCTGGGGTACGCCACTTCTTCCAGGGGAGGCAGCCACCAGGATTTCCGGCCGGGGCCCGAAAGGTCCGGCAAGTTTGACCGGGCCACCATCGAGGGCAAGGCCGCCCTGGTCAAGAAAAACCAGGACATGACCACCATCGGCGACTGCCTGATCGTGTGCCGCCGCCACTCCGAGGGTTTCCACGGGGCGTTCCTCAATGAAAGATATGTTGAGCTGGCCAGCCTGGCCACCGGCATGGAATTCAGCCTTGAGGAGCTGACCCTGGCGGCCGAGCGGATATACACTCTGGAAAGGATGTTTAACGTGCGGGAAGGAGTCCGCCGCAAGGACGATACCCTGCCCGAACGCTTCCTGAAGGAAGGGATTCCCGGAGGTCCCAGCGCAGGGATGTACGTCAGTCGTGAGGAGCTTGACACCATGCTTGATGAGTATTACCAGATCCGCGGCTGGGACCCTGAAACCGGTGTGCCGACGGAATCCACTCTGAAAAAGCTGGGGCTAAAGTGA
- a CDS encoding N-acyl homoserine lactonase family protein: MKVIPLHLGSMTVDKSGLTSVRDAGTKIDIPVVAWLIEGGKERVLVDTGAGDPEWSRKYHNPMVRTEEQRIDRALESLGISPKEIRIVINTHLHWDHCFNNHLFENAVIYVQREELAYAADPLPRDRRYYETDLGAPPYLKAADNIREIEGDMEIIPGVWAVHIPGHTPGMQGVAVETISGTCFIASDAVALWENWEADPPVPGQIYVDLHQVYRSFEKIRRLADFVLPGHDPRIFDKKCYP, translated from the coding sequence TTGAAGGTTATACCGCTGCATCTAGGGTCGATGACCGTGGACAAATCGGGGCTTACTTCGGTCAGGGACGCCGGGACAAAGATTGACATCCCGGTGGTGGCCTGGCTTATCGAGGGAGGAAAGGAAAGGGTCCTGGTGGACACCGGGGCCGGGGACCCGGAGTGGAGCAGGAAATACCACAATCCCATGGTGCGCACCGAGGAACAGAGGATTGACAGAGCGCTGGAGTCGCTGGGGATCAGTCCGAAGGAGATCAGAATTGTAATCAACACCCATTTGCACTGGGATCACTGCTTCAACAACCACCTCTTCGAGAACGCCGTGATTTACGTGCAGAGGGAGGAACTGGCATACGCCGCCGACCCGCTGCCCAGGGACAGGCGCTACTACGAAACCGATCTGGGGGCGCCGCCTTATCTGAAAGCCGCGGATAATATAAGGGAAATTGAGGGCGATATGGAGATCATCCCCGGAGTCTGGGCCGTTCATATCCCGGGACACACCCCGGGTATGCAGGGCGTGGCCGTGGAAACGATTTCCGGCACCTGTTTTATAGCCAGTGACGCCGTGGCGCTGTGGGAAAACTGGGAGGCCGACCCGCCGGTGCCTGGCCAGATATACGTGGACCTGCACCAGGTCTACCGCTCATTCGAAAAGATCCGGCGCCTGGCCGATTTTGTGCTGCCCGGCCACGATCCCAGGATATTTGACAAAAAGTGCTACCCCTGA
- the ytaF gene encoding sporulation membrane protein YtaF produces MELFTIIIFALALNMDAFATGVAYGVRGIRLPFSSVLIISLMSVTAISLSMIAGNLVAQAISISFARRLGGIILILIGLWIMFQALREGKKGVEPSACEEEPQTVVQIRIRTLGVMVQVLREPHRADLDRSGVISAGEAILLGLALALDAFGAGFAFSMLGFDLVLTALLVGAGHIITTYAGLLAGRGFGATALGRQFSALPGCILILLGLFKLQ; encoded by the coding sequence GTGGAGTTATTCACCATCATCATCTTTGCCCTCGCCCTGAATATGGACGCCTTCGCAACCGGGGTAGCCTACGGGGTAAGGGGTATCCGGCTGCCCTTTTCTTCCGTACTGATCATCAGCCTCATGTCGGTGACGGCCATCAGCCTTTCCATGATCGCCGGGAACCTGGTGGCCCAGGCCATCTCCATAAGCTTCGCCCGGCGCCTGGGCGGGATCATCTTAATCCTCATCGGGCTCTGGATAATGTTCCAGGCTCTCAGGGAAGGGAAAAAAGGAGTTGAACCGTCCGCCTGTGAAGAGGAACCCCAAACGGTGGTCCAAATAAGGATCCGCACCCTGGGGGTAATGGTCCAGGTACTGCGGGAACCCCACCGGGCCGACCTGGACCGCTCGGGCGTGATCTCTGCCGGGGAGGCCATCCTGCTGGGCCTGGCCCTGGCCCTGGACGCCTTCGGCGCCGGCTTTGCCTTTTCCATGCTTGGTTTCGACCTGGTGCTCACCGCCCTTTTAGTTGGCGCCGGGCATATAATTACCACTTATGCGGGCCTGCTGGCCGGCCGGGGGTTTGGTGCCACCGCTCTGGGCCGCCAGTTCTCCGCCCTGCCCGGATGCATATTAATCTTGCTGGGGTTATTCAAACTGCAGTGA
- a CDS encoding TRAP transporter small permease produces MLMSWFNRCYSAMEKISLAVNALAKFMVIAFLATMTLTTAAQIFFRYILNAALIWPEELNVFLMAWITFTGSSIALRNMGHIGVELFVNLLPGPLTRVVGLCTKVAILFFVVLLVKYGFSVAQMNLGVSSSALGISMFWPRFSLVAGGLMMLVQALFLLMRDLRAIITKGETA; encoded by the coding sequence ATGCTGATGTCTTGGTTTAACCGCTGCTATTCGGCCATGGAAAAAATCAGCCTGGCGGTAAACGCCCTGGCCAAATTCATGGTCATTGCCTTTCTGGCCACCATGACCCTGACCACGGCGGCCCAGATATTTTTTCGCTATATTTTGAATGCGGCCCTTATCTGGCCTGAAGAACTGAATGTTTTCCTAATGGCCTGGATTACTTTCACCGGGTCCAGCATCGCCCTGAGGAATATGGGCCACATCGGCGTGGAGCTGTTTGTTAACCTGCTGCCCGGGCCTTTGACCCGCGTGGTGGGCTTGTGCACCAAAGTGGCCATTTTGTTTTTCGTGGTTCTGCTGGTTAAATACGGCTTCAGTGTGGCTCAGATGAACCTCGGCGTTTCTTCTTCCGCCCTGGGAATTTCTATGTTCTGGCCGCGGTTCAGCCTCGTGGCGGGAGGTTTGATGATGCTTGTGCAGGCTCTTTTCCTGTTGATGAGGGATCTGAGGGCAATTATAACCAAGGGGGAAACGGCATGA
- a CDS encoding aldehyde ferredoxin oxidoreductase family protein gives MSGKDAYAGSILFVDLSSRTVRRENTPEDLKRKFLGGNGFAVKLAYDLIRPGVDPLGPENVLVFAVGPAAGTLIPCSSRFVVGSKSPLTGLFVDSYAGGSWGEELKCAGYDALVVTGVSPTPVYLLIDGDHVELRDAGHLWGRMVSGAQRRIAGECQIPGLAVAAIGPAGENLVRYASIIAGTRAAGRGGMGAVMGAKKLKAIAVRGQKPVFVPDQEGMWRFFHDSLRRLREHPGTGKLLPEVGTGAGVNAFNRIGMLPARNWQEEVFAGAENISGERLRDEGYFIRSKACPGCPIGCGKVASTYGVDGGPVITEGPEYETLYSFGSLLGNSDLDSIIYADRMCDELGIDTISSGVAIAFAMEAFERGILSPGDTGGIDLHFGNHRAAIDLLQDIAYRRGLGDTLAEGVKRAAEIIGRGSEKYAMHVKGMELPGHSARGLKGMALGYAVSTRGGTHQDTRPTVERSGQFDPLAVQGKGKMNKDNQDMTAVCDSLIICRYTEGIYGFFLGEDHVRMANLVTGAGYSLEDLRKVGERVYTLERLFNVREGLTRKDDRLPERFLEEPIPGGPAAGRVVLRADLDQMLDEYYTARGWDPRTGAPTEEKLRELGL, from the coding sequence TTGTCAGGTAAGGACGCTTATGCCGGCAGCATTCTCTTCGTTGATCTGTCCTCCCGCACGGTGAGGCGGGAGAACACGCCGGAGGATCTGAAAAGGAAGTTCCTGGGCGGGAACGGCTTTGCCGTGAAACTGGCTTATGATTTGATAAGGCCGGGTGTGGATCCCCTGGGCCCGGAAAACGTGCTGGTCTTCGCCGTGGGCCCGGCGGCGGGAACCCTGATTCCCTGCAGTTCACGATTTGTGGTGGGGTCAAAGTCGCCCCTGACGGGCCTTTTTGTGGACAGCTACGCGGGCGGTAGCTGGGGGGAGGAGCTAAAATGCGCCGGCTATGACGCCCTGGTTGTGACCGGGGTTTCGCCGACACCGGTTTACCTGCTCATAGATGGGGACCACGTGGAGTTAAGGGACGCCGGCCACCTGTGGGGGCGCATGGTCTCCGGCGCCCAGAGGCGCATTGCCGGCGAGTGTCAAATACCCGGTTTAGCGGTGGCTGCCATCGGCCCGGCGGGAGAAAACCTGGTCCGGTACGCCTCCATTATCGCCGGCACCCGGGCCGCCGGCAGGGGCGGCATGGGGGCAGTGATGGGGGCCAAAAAATTAAAGGCCATTGCCGTACGAGGGCAGAAGCCCGTTTTTGTGCCCGATCAGGAGGGCATGTGGCGGTTTTTCCACGACAGCTTAAGGCGGTTGAGGGAACATCCCGGGACCGGGAAGTTATTGCCCGAGGTGGGGACGGGGGCGGGAGTAAACGCCTTTAACAGGATTGGCATGCTCCCCGCCAGAAACTGGCAGGAAGAAGTTTTTGCCGGCGCAGAGAACATCAGTGGTGAAAGATTGAGGGATGAAGGATACTTTATTCGCAGCAAGGCGTGCCCCGGATGCCCCATCGGCTGCGGCAAAGTTGCCAGCACCTACGGGGTTGACGGGGGGCCGGTAATTACAGAAGGGCCGGAATACGAGACCCTGTATTCCTTTGGGTCGCTGCTGGGCAACAGCGACCTGGATTCAATCATATACGCGGACCGGATGTGCGATGAATTGGGAATCGACACCATTTCCTCGGGGGTGGCCATCGCTTTTGCCATGGAGGCCTTTGAAAGGGGAATTTTGTCCCCCGGGGATACCGGTGGGATTGACCTGCATTTCGGCAACCACCGGGCCGCCATTGATCTCCTGCAGGATATAGCCTACCGCAGGGGGCTGGGGGATACCCTGGCCGAAGGTGTGAAGCGGGCTGCGGAAATAATCGGGCGCGGCAGCGAAAAGTACGCCATGCATGTCAAGGGTATGGAACTGCCCGGCCACTCGGCCCGGGGACTAAAAGGGATGGCCCTGGGGTATGCCGTTTCCACCCGGGGCGGCACTCACCAGGACACCCGGCCCACCGTGGAGCGTTCGGGACAGTTCGACCCCCTGGCGGTGCAGGGCAAGGGGAAGATGAACAAGGACAACCAGGACATGACCGCTGTATGCGATTCACTGATTATTTGCCGCTACACCGAGGGGATTTACGGCTTCTTCCTGGGCGAGGATCACGTCAGAATGGCCAACCTGGTCACCGGTGCCGGCTACTCGCTGGAGGATTTAAGAAAGGTAGGGGAAAGGGTTTACACCCTGGAGAGGCTCTTCAACGTCCGCGAAGGGTTAACCCGCAAGGACGACCGGCTACCGGAGCGCTTCCTGGAGGAACCCATTCCGGGGGGGCCCGCGGCGGGGCGGGTCGTACTCAGGGCAGACCTGGACCAGATGCTGGACGAGTACTATACCGCCCGGGGCTGGGACCCGCGAACCGGGGCTCCCACGGAGGAGAAACTCAGGGAGCTGGGCCTGTAA
- a CDS encoding TRAP transporter substrate-binding protein, translated as MNWKKLTGLGLILALVVFSAVGCGGKDTAKQADQNGAVKKLVLAHSATPDNSLAIAYDKFAELVKAKSNGKLIIEVHGGGSLAGDQTAVEGVKMGTIDIGSSASNNMAPFTNAFLFADLPYIFDSIESSHKVWWGPIGEELKQKVEKDINAKVLFYLDTGGGFRVITNNKKEVKTPADLKGLKLRATASPIEVALLKAWGANPTPIPWPEVYTALEQKVVEGEHLHPVWIYQAKHYEALKYMTVVDAMSNVHVALMSKKAWDSLTPEEQKIIMEAGKETQEFCAKVDAEKGQEALKKLQEAGLKLYKPTPEEAKQWKDAGVAIWPQFYDKVPKDFIDRVIAAQK; from the coding sequence ATGAATTGGAAAAAATTAACCGGCCTCGGATTGATTCTGGCATTGGTTGTCTTTTCTGCGGTGGGCTGCGGCGGCAAGGATACCGCCAAGCAGGCCGACCAGAATGGCGCCGTTAAAAAACTGGTGCTCGCCCACTCCGCCACTCCGGATAACTCGCTGGCCATAGCCTACGATAAATTTGCCGAATTGGTCAAGGCCAAGTCCAACGGCAAGCTGATCATTGAAGTCCACGGCGGCGGCAGCCTGGCCGGCGACCAGACGGCAGTGGAAGGAGTAAAGATGGGCACCATCGACATCGGATCGTCAGCCAGCAACAATATGGCCCCCTTCACCAACGCCTTTTTGTTTGCCGACCTCCCATATATATTCGACAGCATTGAGAGCTCCCACAAAGTATGGTGGGGACCGATAGGCGAAGAGCTGAAACAGAAAGTGGAAAAAGACATTAACGCCAAGGTGCTGTTTTATCTTGATACCGGCGGCGGTTTCAGGGTAATCACCAACAATAAAAAGGAAGTTAAAACCCCGGCCGACCTGAAGGGGCTGAAGCTCCGGGCCACCGCCTCCCCCATTGAGGTGGCGCTGTTGAAGGCCTGGGGGGCCAACCCCACTCCCATACCCTGGCCCGAGGTTTACACTGCCCTCGAGCAGAAAGTGGTTGAGGGCGAACACCTGCACCCGGTGTGGATTTACCAGGCCAAGCACTATGAGGCCCTCAAGTACATGACCGTGGTTGACGCCATGTCCAACGTGCATGTAGCCCTGATGAGCAAAAAGGCCTGGGACAGCCTGACCCCCGAAGAGCAGAAGATAATCATGGAAGCCGGCAAGGAAACGCAGGAATTCTGCGCCAAGGTAGACGCCGAGAAGGGCCAGGAGGCCCTGAAGAAGCTGCAGGAAGCGGGTCTCAAGCTGTACAAGCCCACCCCCGAGGAAGCGAAACAGTGGAAGGACGCGGGTGTAGCCATCTGGCCCCAGTTTTACGACAAGGTTCCCAAGGATTTCATCGACCGGGTGATTGCTGCTCAGAAGTAG
- a CDS encoding TRAP transporter large permease, whose protein sequence is MIAWLVIPFVIALIGGIPIAFSLSLGTVVFLLATSKVSLDVMAQQMYQASASFPLMAIPLFLLAGDLMDRTGITTRLINFIKIVVGRVTGGLSQVMILSGTIFAGLSGSGAADTAALAKVLVPGMKREGYDVSYSAAVAAATGVLGPIIPPSIVMIVYGSLMNVSIGAMFMAGIVPGLIIGLSLMVTAYYISKKNKYPRSDKPFSWAQFFSGLKDASLALMMPFIILFGIRGGIFTPTEGGAVAVVYALLIGIFVYRSLRLKDLVESLLSSGVMAAVIMLIVAAASPFGWLLSLNQVPQQVAGLMLGITQNKYVILFLINVLLLIMGMLMETNAVILLLAPILAPIAINVGVDPLHFAVLMVINLCIGLATPPVGINLFVAAPVAGVSLEKISRAIWPFVLVEIAILLLITYIPEITLFVPRALGM, encoded by the coding sequence ATGATTGCCTGGCTGGTGATTCCCTTTGTCATTGCCTTAATCGGCGGAATACCCATAGCCTTTAGCCTGTCCCTGGGGACGGTGGTCTTTCTGCTGGCGACCAGCAAGGTGAGCCTGGATGTGATGGCGCAGCAGATGTACCAGGCATCGGCTTCCTTTCCCCTCATGGCCATACCCCTCTTCCTCCTGGCCGGTGACCTGATGGATAGGACCGGAATTACCACCAGACTGATCAACTTTATAAAAATTGTGGTGGGTCGCGTCACCGGCGGCCTATCCCAGGTGATGATTCTCTCGGGGACCATTTTTGCCGGGCTCAGCGGGTCCGGAGCTGCTGACACGGCGGCCCTGGCCAAGGTTCTGGTTCCCGGCATGAAGCGGGAAGGGTACGATGTCAGTTACAGCGCCGCCGTGGCCGCGGCCACCGGGGTATTGGGGCCCATTATCCCGCCCAGCATTGTAATGATTGTATATGGATCTTTGATGAATGTTTCCATCGGCGCCATGTTTATGGCGGGCATTGTTCCCGGCCTCATCATCGGCCTGTCGCTTATGGTTACCGCCTATTATATAAGCAAAAAAAATAAATATCCCAGAAGTGATAAGCCATTTTCCTGGGCCCAGTTCTTCTCCGGGCTGAAAGACGCTTCCCTGGCGCTGATGATGCCATTCATCATTCTTTTTGGAATCAGGGGGGGCATTTTCACCCCCACCGAGGGCGGCGCCGTTGCTGTGGTATATGCGCTGCTGATCGGTATTTTCGTTTACCGTTCCCTGCGGCTGAAGGATTTGGTAGAGTCGCTGTTGAGCAGCGGTGTAATGGCGGCCGTGATTATGCTCATTGTGGCGGCGGCCAGCCCCTTTGGCTGGTTGTTGTCCTTAAACCAGGTGCCCCAGCAGGTGGCCGGGTTAATGCTGGGCATAACGCAAAACAAATACGTAATTCTGTTCTTAATCAACGTCTTATTGCTGATCATGGGCATGCTGATGGAAACCAACGCCGTCATATTGCTGCTGGCTCCCATCCTGGCGCCCATTGCCATCAATGTAGGCGTTGATCCGCTCCACTTTGCCGTACTTATGGTAATCAACCTGTGTATCGGGCTGGCAACTCCTCCGGTGGGCATCAACCTTTTTGTGGCGGCGCCCGTGGCCGGAGTTTCCCTGGAGAAGATAAGCCGGGCCATCTGGCCCTTTGTTCTGGTGGAAATCGCCATACTTTTGCTGATTACTTACATTCCCGAGATTACCCTTTTTGTGCCGCGTGCTTTAGGGATGTAG
- a CDS encoding 4Fe-4S dicluster domain-containing protein, which produces MYRILVDAEKCTGCRVCEAVCSTRILDNKGFNRKMAAIRVLFRGELEEDIRPVLCRQCRRPLCAENCPTESISRGGDGIVRISRNSCIGCGNCAEACPFGAVILHPDLDFPSKCDLCEGDPLCVKYCVAGALRLVHENAVGVE; this is translated from the coding sequence ATGTATAGGATACTGGTTGATGCTGAAAAGTGCACGGGATGCCGCGTATGTGAGGCCGTTTGTTCCACCCGGATTTTGGATAATAAAGGCTTTAACCGTAAAATGGCGGCCATCAGGGTGCTCTTCAGGGGCGAACTGGAGGAGGACATCAGGCCGGTTTTGTGCAGGCAGTGCAGGCGGCCCCTTTGCGCCGAAAACTGCCCCACGGAGAGTATTTCCCGGGGCGGGGACGGGATTGTACGGATCAGCAGGAACAGCTGCATAGGCTGCGGCAACTGCGCTGAAGCCTGCCCCTTCGGGGCCGTGATACTTCACCCCGACCTTGATTTTCCTAGCAAGTGCGACCTCTGCGAAGGCGATCCCCTCTGCGTGAAATACTGCGTTGCCGGGGCCCTTCGCCTGGTCCATGAAAACGCCGTAGGAGTTGAATAG
- a CDS encoding MoaD/ThiS family protein: MSFDEGKGGTVTISVVFLGNYRLLTGQGRVEIQLPQGSSVNDLIAWLAGRYGGDLRDQLIDPGTGKVWNLMALAVNGKILNSVEKFSLILKTGDEVLFLPPALGG, from the coding sequence ATGAGCTTTGATGAAGGAAAAGGCGGTACGGTGACCATATCGGTGGTGTTCCTGGGCAATTACCGCCTGCTTACCGGGCAGGGCAGGGTGGAAATACAACTTCCCCAGGGATCCAGCGTCAATGACCTGATTGCCTGGCTGGCCGGCCGCTATGGCGGCGACCTGCGGGACCAGTTGATTGATCCCGGCACGGGGAAGGTGTGGAACCTGATGGCCCTGGCCGTGAACGGTAAAATACTCAACAGCGTTGAAAAGTTTTCACTAATCTTAAAGACAGGGGACGAGGTGCTATTTTTACCCCCCGCCCTGGGGGGCTAA